In the genome of Pseudomonas bubulae, one region contains:
- a CDS encoding dodecin: MSDHHTYKKVELVGSSPTSIEDAIGNALAEANKSIKHLEWFEVIDTRGHIKDGKVAHYQVTLKIGFRIASS; this comes from the coding sequence ATGTCTGACCATCACACCTACAAGAAAGTCGAATTGGTAGGCTCGTCCCCGACCAGCATAGAAGACGCCATCGGTAATGCACTGGCCGAAGCCAACAAAAGCATCAAGCACCTTGAATGGTTCGAGGTGATCGACACCCGCGGCCATATCAAGGACGGCAAGGTGGCGCACTATCAGGTAACGCTCAAAATCGGCTTCAGGATTGCCAGCAGTTGA
- a CDS encoding DUF1161 domain-containing protein, which produces MKKLLLAVGLLSLAGTAFAAGKPCEELKSEIAAKIEANGARHYSLTVVEKGAAADGKVVGSCEAGTKEIVYKRG; this is translated from the coding sequence ATGAAAAAGCTTTTATTGGCTGTAGGTTTGCTGAGTCTGGCAGGAACGGCGTTCGCGGCGGGCAAGCCGTGCGAAGAACTGAAAAGCGAAATCGCGGCGAAGATTGAAGCTAACGGCGCCAGACATTATTCGCTGACGGTTGTGGAAAAAGGTGCTGCCGCTGACGGCAAGGTAGTGGGCTCTTGCGAAGCCGGCACCAAAGAAATTGTCTATAAGCGCGGGTAA